Part of the Lolium rigidum isolate FL_2022 chromosome 6, APGP_CSIRO_Lrig_0.1, whole genome shotgun sequence genome, TTACAGCTTTTCTAAATTTCTTTCTCCTTACAGCTTGTCTAAATTTAACTCACCAAGAATACATGTATTCCATTGATATCGTGCAAAAAACAACATTAACCTGACCTTACTTCTTATTGCTTCATTCTAGATATTTTCCATTAGGTGTAAAATTGTTTTTAGATTCTATGTAATGCTACATAGACCTGAAGAACAGATACAATCACGATGTTCACACAACGACAATTGTTCTCTtgtaataaaataagataacaAAAGTAATGCTCTCAGTGTCTCCCTTCTTACAAGTTACAACTAGCTTGCCACACAACCATAAAGAAAAAGATATGCATACCATTGATTTCAAGTCATCTGTTCCAAAGTAAGATACTCTGGCTTCATGCAACGAGTCTGCATTTATGCCCTTCTGTGCACAGCgtgtattttctttttcttcataaAAGTCAAAATCATCCAGAATTGATGTTCCATGGCGATAAGCCTTGAAAATTTTCAACACTTCTAGACCCTGGGGCAGGCCAATCTACATAAAAGAAATAAAAGGATACGATCAAGACAATCAAGACATTAAGAATTAACTTGCAACAAAGCATAAAGAATGTACTTGATCCGATGCGCAATTCTGCAGTTGGCTTGCCCTGATCTCCACAGAGGAGGCAAAACATCTATATGAAATACATCCCTGATATGGCTTGATGCATTATCAGGAAGTATCGGTTGATTTTGATGTTTCTATTTCTTTCTTTACTTTTGCGAACTCTTTTTGTTGGAAAGATTGTTTGTGAGAGGGTGAGCTAAAAGTTCTGTGTCAAAAGTTGCCTCTCCTAAATATTAGTTGACACTAAGCTGAAATTACTTTACAGTTACGAACCACCTTTATCATTGTATATATCCCCAATAGGCCAATACATATGCAACATGGATCtcattttgatagttgcttgacaTGTGGGGCTAAGCAGGTCAAACAGAATGGAAATTCAGTTCAGGAGGCAAGATCATTTGATGGTAGCAAAAGAAACAAAATAGGTCCATCTAGTGCTATTCCCTCCGACACATATTACTTGTCacagatttagtacaaagttatagTAAATCTGCGACAAGTAATATGGGTCAGGAGGGAATAGCACTAGATGGACCTCCGCTTTCCTGAAACTAGCTAAAAAAGGGTCAGGTATACCTGCCTGGAGAAATCTGTTCTATATACATTTGATCCACTCTTGGTcatattttttttagagaaatagAGGAAGCCATACAAGGATTTAGTAAGGCCTAAAAATGCACTATGATGCCTGCCTTATGAGGATGTCTAATGGGGCACATGACATCTCCCCCGGCTTATGTGGTATACGACAAGTAATATGGGACAGAGGGTTTACTTCATAGCTACCAAAGTTCCCCTCCTGTTGTTTTTTCTAAAAGAAATACAAAGTGAGGAATAAGAGAAGTGACCACGCATGGGAGAAAGAAATAGAATAGTGGCATAGCGATACTGCAACTAGTAACATGTTAGACGGGTTCAGGCCATATAATGTTGATCACATAGGACCGCCTTCCTTCATTGGAGGAACATACATAAACCTCTGAAATCAGCCAAAGTAGCAACTTTCTCAGGAACAAATGAATTCTTAGCTTTTCTTTACATTATCTAATGCAATAATAGGAGCAAATCTAAAGGATCATTTCCAGGAAAATATTTTACGGTACAGATTAGGAAAAATGAACCATGGTACCTCTTGAGTGTCCCTGCTGAAAGTAACAGGTCTGTTGTCATTATTTTCTAGAGTGATATGCTTGAAGAGCCGATTCGGGATGTCCTTTATAATGTGCCAAACTACAGGGAAAAAGCCACTCCATTTATTTTGTTGCCAGAAGTCCATGGTCTTCTTGAAATCAACAGGACCTTGCATCTCAGCCATCCCTACAAACTGCCCACTGGTATTAACCTGTAACAGGGAATACAATTAAAACCTGTCTTTCCAATTTGGTAAAACAGCACTGCAATGAACAATATATTGGATAGTTTCATTCAAGTCTAGTCTCAAaggagctctaagctcccagtgGTCTGGGCGATCGGCATGCTGTTGTCAGGGAATGTGCGCGTCGTGGTTCTCTCTGTTCTCAACTGTGTTTTCGTGCCGGCTGTGTGGGGAGCCAATTTGTCCATTCCTAGGAATAAGGAGGCCAGAGCGTTCCAAGTGTGAATCGCTGTGATTGGCCTGATGTCAGTGTCTGTCTATTTTTTTTTCATGCAGTGATGCATTTGTGGCGTTGCTAGTAAGGAGCATTCAGCGAATTAAATGCATCTGTTTTGGATAAAATCATGGCATAATCTGATAGCAAGCCCACTAGGGATGCAATTCAGGGAAATTTGACTTAAAAGGAATGCAGTACACCTTCATATAATGCAGCCAGTCTTGTCTCCCCACACAGCCGACACAGGGTAGGATGCACATCAACATCATGCTAGTAAGTATCAACTCAATCTCATCAAAGGAACTGGCTATCATGCACTGAGATGCTTGCTTAATTATCTCACTAGGGCTGTTAAATGCTTTATCTGCCACAAACTAGAAAAGAATAAACAATTAGAAGAAGGGCATACCGAAAACAATAGGAAGACAGGACATTTTGTGCCTTTTTCCTTCGTTAAAGCCTGAGCATCATGAAAAGCAGCATCCAGCTTATTGTTCCCATTTGGTGTACTTGCCCAAACATTGTACTTGATACCTTTATGAATATCATCTTCACTGTATGATTTTATCATGAAGAACTTGGCATGTTCATACTGAACAGAGAAGTCTGATCTATTAAATTGGTCTCTACGGACCAAAGGGCTCAAGATGTCTTTCTTCGTAGACGGCGTTGATGCGCTGTTCAATTTGCTTGCACGTGGACCACAAACTTGGTCCCTTATATCCTCAGAATTTCTTGATGGGTTTTCTTTCTTGCTATTTCTACAGTAGTTACTGTTGCTTACAACCCTGTTAGCCACCCGTGGTCTTGTGCCAGTATGTCTGGTTGTGGTCACCCTGACTTGCTGATTACTAACAAGACCATGGCCGAAATTGTCACCCAGGTGCCTCCTCCCACGAGAAGAACCTTGCTGGTAGCCTCTTGGGTTCCCACTCCCACGAGAAGCACCTTGCTGGTAGCTTGATAATCGATGTGCCTCAGCATCATGACACCTTTGACCAGAATACAAATGTATCCTGTCTCGATAGCGCCAATGGGGAGACAGTACTGAAATATCCTCACCGTAACCTTGTCTACTCGAGAATGAAGGAATGTCAGCATCATACTGCTGCCATTGTCTTGAGTATAAAATGCCATTGGACTTCTGGGTAGACAGAGAAGGGATCTCATCACCATAAATCTGTCTACTTGAGAGCGAGGGGATTTCAGCACTATGGTGCCACTGGCTTGACCGTGAGATGCCATTGAATTTCTGATTAGATAGAGAAGGGATTTCATCGCCATGACCTTGTCTACTTGAGAGCGAGGGAGTTTCAACCCCATAACTCCATGGACCTGAGGATGAAAGCACTCCGTTGCCATTACAACTTCGACTAGACAGAGAAGGGATCTCATCGCCATACGCCCGTCCTCTAGGTAGTGAAGGCCCCCGGTCCCCATTTTTGAAGCACCATCGACTAGAAAACGAAGCAGTCTCATCCAAACAATGGCCCCCTCTGGGCAAATCAACTATCTGGATCAATGAGAACTTGTTATTAAGGCACCATACACAAAAAAGGTTTCACCATTTACTACATATGTCAGATACACAACAATATATACACGCACAAAAAATCATTGCAGTACAACTAATGGTCCATAGATATACTCATATACCTCACTGTGGGGTTCAATAGATTGACCATTGCACTTCGAAAATGAAGTAAATCGATCTGATCCTTTGTAGCGATGCTCAGAATGAAAATCTAAGCTAAAATCAACTTTAGCAGCTTCTTGATACGATCTTCTCACAGTAGGACCAGTAGGATATGATGAAAGGTAGTCATCCCTCGGCCCAAAGATATTACTTCTCATTCCTGCATGCCATGATGTATCTCGATTGCCTGGCCTTGTTTCCAATGAAGAAGAGTTTTCCCAACAACTGCTCGATAAAGGAGAGTAAGGCTGCTGCCTATCATATTCACTCCGTGGTGACATCGCTTGCTTGGAATATAAATGAGACCCAATGTCAGTAGCATATTTGCCCTCCAAAGACTTTTCTTGATAATCCTGCGAAGGGACAAGCTGTTGGAATCTTGATGAACAAAATCATTAAGTTTGATATAAAGCATGCTATCCACAAATTGTATGGCTTTACTAAAACATACTTCGCTTAGAAAATGCTTGTTGAACAAGTGATCAATGATTCTGTTCATGTTTAAACAGGAGTACATCTGAAGCAGATGCATAAATGCAGGAACACTCCGCACTTGAGACCAATGAGAATGCGATTGCATTTTGCTTCTGAATTAAACTAATTGTTCAAACTGACAAAAAAACAAGCTGAAATGTTAAATCATCTTTGTAGTAAGTACAGTGCCTCTCGGGTTTCATGCTTGAGTACTGAAGAGTTAATATATTTATTTAGTCAGCTGGACTAAAGCAACTATCTTCAGTTCAGATAAATACAACCCTTCTAGTGTCGACTAATGACAAAGGAAGATATAgtgtttctaaaatacaaaaaattatagAAGAGGAAGTGCttgattcaaatttttttaaaatagagatagacaaaaaaaaaaaggtatgaCTAAACAAGGGTATACACTCGTACCAGAAGTGACAAAGTCCTGTGTGCGTGATGAAGAAAATCGGTATCGTCTTCACTTTTCATACCATCCCCtgcagaaagaaaaaagaaattgccatggCGGCGGAATAAGAAGATGAAACAAAAAAGATTGCCCAGACTCAACCAGAATTGGGTCTGTCTGGGAGGGAAGCTACCAGGACACATACATGGATGATGAGAGGAGATGGCATCTCGCTCAGCAGGAATATCAGCAGGACACGTGCATTGCCGCTGCGAGGAAATGGCATCTCGCTCGGCAAGCACATCACCCAAtatgttgttgttttctgtttctGGCGGTGTCGCCGCAACAGAGGCGGACGGATCGAAAGCTTCCTTCATCTGCAAGGTGAGCGCTTCCTTCACCTGAGAAAGAAGAGTATGGGAGCAATGATGTTGGGCTATTTGCAAATTGCTGCAACTCAAAATTCTTGCATCTGTCTGAAAAAGAAAAGTTGGGAATCGAATGCATGAACTTGACTTGACACACATCCATGTAGGTACTGCTTCTGTCAAGCTAACATACTAGTATAGTGTTTGCACGCGTAGGTGAATCTGATCAGATGCCACATTATCTTACGAGTGACCCCAACTGCCCCTGGAAAAGTTATTAAATGACCAAACCCTGACAGAGGCACAAATATTCTAGTAGTATCAATGATAAAGGTTCCCTTATTAGATCCCTCACCATACGTAACATGTAAAATGCACCCAgcgaagaagaggtggaggggaggaggaggaggagatgattTACCTTGTACCGGCTGGCGTCGGGGGCGGGGAAGGGGAGGATCTTGAGCTTCCTCCGGCTAGGGCTTCGATCGGACTCCGTGGCGGCGTCCGCGTAGAGGAGCTCCTCTCCTCCAGCCGGCCACCGTctagtcgccgccgccgtcccctccgACCGTCCGTTCCAGTCACCGCCGCCGCTATCGCGAGAGGGAGTGCCGGCCGCTTCGTGGCGTCGTGTCGCGCTCACGGGTCGTTTCTAAAAACCGGCGGAAACGGAACACAAAACCGAGCGGGGTAGAAAACCAGAGCGGTTTAACCTCGGTGGGCCGGTATTTGACCCTCCGGGGCCCAACCCCGGTGGATCTGGCCCAAAACTATGTGTATTGAACTGGGAGGACCGATTTGCTTCTTCTAGTTATGTTGTGTTTTTTATAACAAAAAAAAGTTCCAGTAGTTCATGAAAAAAAGGTCAAGCTTTCTTAATAGCGAAAGCCAAGCAGTGCCGCCTTGCCTAAATGCAGCCCGAGACTTGGACTCGATTGTTGTGAGATTACTATCTTAGAAACAAGCTTCTTATCTTTTGTTAAGAATACCATTATAGGACATCCCCGGCTAGCGATGCCCAGTCCCTGCGAGCCGTGGTGGCATGATGACTGGCGGTCAGGTAGGTTACGGTTTCgctcttcctcttgttccttatATCAATCTGGTTATTCCTCTAGAGGAGGTCGGTTTCCGAAGTACGGAGCGGTTTATATACATACGGCTGAGAAGTTTGCGTATGGCCCCAATCATTATGGCCATGGACGCGTACCCCTGTGTCATGTGGTTCTGGTGTTTCTTTTGCGTCCAAGAAACTTTTCATATGAAACTGAACGCTCGATGTTGTGTAGACCACATGGTAGTATGCGTTATATAAATTCTCCTTGGAAATTAGTTTCTCTTGTAGTCATTTTCTTTTAATATATTTGGCCAATGTTTTTTATGCATAGTATTTTGTCACTAGGATAATTTTACCGTAATATTTTGTGAGCGCCAGGGACTCACCATGTCATACTAAGGAGCCCAAGTCAGGAGTGCTCAAACAGATTATATTCTGTTTTGTGCTACACAGACATTTCAATTGACTTTTCACCAAGTATGGTCAGAGAAATAAGTACAAGATAGAGAAAGTTGTAGGAAAAGGGTGGTACGGTCCACATTTTCGTATTCCATATAATTTCAAATATCATGCTAATAGCCATGCATCCTCTTCTTTGCAGCTCTGAGGTTTTCAAAACACTCAGAACTCTGTAAAACATGCAATGAAAACAAGTATGGCTAATATTTCACCTCCGCATCAGTTCAATATTTGCAGCTCCAACGGGCCCTGAGCTCCAAGGTATTTGATTCCTcggttttatttgcataaaattCCAAGGTGGTGCAGTTGTGTCGTGCTCTGAACAAGTTGTATAGCCAGTGTACATGCATAATAAGTCTCGTTAGCTTAGTGGCTTATCTGGTTCATGGATGGATGCAAAAATTTATATAACTTCAATTGAAAGTTTTGAACATGAACTCTTTGGAATTGCTTATCCACCATCAGTGTGCGTCGGTTTATTTGTATTTCTGACAGTAGCATTGCTTCTTATTTACTTCATCATTGTGCTTCAGTTCTTCTTCATGAAGTATGACTTGGGCGCCTGCGAGCCTGTGTGGAAGCATCGGTGCGTTGCACACAAGTTCACCCTCTGGTTTTCGCAGTTGTTCCTGCTGGTCCAGGTACCCATGTTTTCTTCTTGTGTGTAGATTGACCATCTCGACAGTGAGCAACAACTAAATGCTGCAATAATCAAATATTATATGCTAAGAGGTAGCGTTCAATATTCTAACATGTTTATGATCCATGTTCATTATATTCCTCATTTATGACCTTGCCGACTATCTCCTTGTGGCCTTTTTATAGGAGAATTTTTCTCTGCCTTATACATTAAGTAAGAGATAATGCTCAGTATACAAGATGGCAACACAGAAATAGGTCCTGATGTCTTCTTCGTACTTAATTTCCTGCATCTCTCACCGTGTAGCAGTATCTTTTATCTGTGTAGACACCACACAGGCTCATATCTAAATATCAGTGGGTGATTTTAAGAAATCAAATTGGCAATGTAAGTGGAGATGAACAATTACGTGTTTGGAAATTTGGTCATATCTTGTTCTGGTTCACTTTTTCACTCTGTAATGCTATATTTGACCATGCATATTAGAGATAAGTCAGTCTGGGTGTTTATTTTTCTGGTACTCCACGCTTATCTTGGTCCTTCTCCACCTCTCCATCACCCACATCGATCCCATGCCGACGACAACACTAGACATCCATTGCAAGTCTGATGCTTTTTTTTTCCTGCTGCAACTGCAGGTTTGCAAGAAATTTACGGTTTTGGCATATATCAAGTGTTCCTGACAAGTTCTGTTAGCTAGTTAATCATGTTGACACATATTCAGTTCGCTCTTCTTGTAGTAATGCACGACATTGTCAGTCGTTGCTGTAGTGTTTCCCGTTTTTCAGTCTCTGCATGTTTCTTCAGAGAATAAATAGGATCTGAATCGTGTGCTTGTACACGTTCAGAATTAGCACCTTTGTAGGATCGCTCTGCACGACCTCGTCCGCGGGATGGCACGGGTATAACGGATCGTGGAGAGCGTAGTTTCCGTTTGAGTTGTTGTTCCTCTGAATAAAAGGAAAACCCAGAAAAGACGCAAAGTTTTAACGCGTCGCAAAATCTCTCTGTCTCCCTGAATCTGTTCGTGTGTGTTCTGGCAGGGAAGAGTTTCAGAGCGACAATCACAATCCACTGAAAAACCACCAAATTGCGCTGTGTTCTTGGGCTAGGATCtatcatttggtatcagagccactggTTCTTGGAGGCGATCGTGGTGGCGGTGTTGGGTGGAGGCGAGTTGGCGGCGGTGACTGAAGATGAGCGATGCGACTCCGCGCAACAGCGGGAACCGGGGCGGCACATACACGACGCCGGCCAGGAGGATCAACACCGATCTTGCCTCGGCTAGCAGCGGTGTTGTGGTGCCGCATTCATCGTCAAGGGGAGGAGGCGTCCCGATCCACTACCCACAGCTGAACGACACGAACTACGGTTTGTGGTCggtgaagatgaagatcatccTCCGCTCCCTCCGTTGCTGGACAGCGATTGAGGGAAAGGGTGAGTTCGATCCGGTGAAGGACGAGGACGCGTTCGCGGCCCGTCCCGACCAGTGCCGGACTCGATGGTGATGGCCCTCGCGGAATACGACACCGCGGCGGAGGCCTGGGAGGCGATCCGGCGCATGCGCGTTGGTGAGGATCGTGTGAAAAAGGCGCGTGTTAAGCAGTTGAAGAGGCAGCTGGATCGACTGGAGATGGACGACGGAGAGACCGTCCACCGCGTTCTCCCGAAGTTGACTACTCTCGTTGCCGAGATCCGTTCGCTCGGTGAAAAGATCACCGACGAGGCGGTGATTGATCGGCTGTTCAGCGCGGTGCCTACTCGGTTTACCGATGTGGTGAACACCATTGAACAGTGGGGAGATCTGACCACCATGTCTGTCGCTGAGGCCGTCGGGCGGCTCGCCTCACACGAGGAGAACCAGCGTGGGCGCCGCCGCAGCGGTGGTGGCAAGGAGGAGCAGCTGATGCTCGTGTCAAAGGCGTTGGAGCAGCTCCTGAAAGGGAAGAAGGGCGGAGACAATGCCGGCAGCTCGAGCAGCCCCGCTGGCAAGAAGGGTGGTGACCATGGCAAGCCAGGCAAGGATCAAGCGAAGCAGAAAAAGAAGGGAAAATTTGATATTGCCAAGGTAAGATGCTACAACTGTAATGAGAAAGGGCATTTTCAGTCTGATTGTCCTCAGCCAAAGAAGGAGAAGGTGAACCTtgtggagatggaggaggacaaCCCGGCGCTGCTGATGTTGGAAGCGTGTGAGTTGTCACCAGAGACAGAGTCTCGGTCTGAGCAGGTTCTGCTGAATGAGGAGAAAGTTCGGCCTAAGCTCACCGGTAACCAAGATAATTTCTGGTATCTAGACACAGGGGCAAGTAACCACATGACTGGCTGCTCGGACAAATTTGCAGAACTTGATGAAACTGTCAATGGACGGGTGAAATTTGGAGATGGAAACACGGTAGAAATATGCGGCCGTGGATCAGTGCTCATGCAGTGTCACACAGGTGAACATAGAGTGCTGACAGATGTCTATTTCATTCCTCGGCTTAAGAGCAACATCATCAGCTTGGGGCAGTTAGATGAGATTGGTTGCAAGTACTCATGAGGTGATGGTGTACTGACAGTGTGGGACAAGCAAAGGAGAATTCTGGCAAAggtgaacaagaccaagaatcggATGTACATTCTGAACTTGCAACCTACGTGAGCCGTGTGTCCGCTTGCTCATGCAAAGGAGCAGAGTTGGTTATGGCACATGCGTTTTGGCCATGTTAACTTCCGTGCTCTGAGGTCTCTGGCTGCAGAAGGCATGGTCAATGGCATGCCTGTGCTGGAACAGGTTGAGCAGGTATGTGACGGTTGTATGCTAGCCAAGCAACGCCGTTCACCGTTTCCAGCGGTTTCAGAATTTCGAGCCTCGCAACAGCTGCAGTTAGTACACAGTGACCTTTGTGGGCCTATTACACCAGCAACACCAGGAGGAAAGAGATACTTCCTGTTGGTTGTTGATGACTTTTCTCGGTATATGTGGTTGGCCCTGCTCAGCACCAAAGATGAGGCACTTGAGGCCCTCAAGAAGATTCAGAAGGCAGCAGAGGCAGAAAGAAACTTGAAACTGAAGGCCATCAGAACAGACCGGGGAGGTGAGTTCACCTCAGACGCTTTCAGCAGTTACTGCGAGGACCATGGAATTAAGCATTTCCTCACAGCCCCATACACACCACAGCAAAACGGTGTTGTCGAAAGAAGAAATCAGACCGTGGTTGGCATGGCTCGGAGTTTGCTGAAGAGCATGGGTGTCCCAGGCAGATTTTGGGGAGAGGCCATAACCACCGCCGTCTATCTTCTAAACCGCTCTCCGACCAAGAGTGTGAAAGGTATGACACCTTATGAGGCTTGGCATGGGAAGAAGCCATCAGTTGGTCATCTGCGTACGTTTTGGTTGTGTGGCACATGTAAAAAAATTGGGTCCTGGAATTACCAAGCTCTCAGATCGAAGCTCTCAAATGGTGTTTATAGGCTATGAGCAAGGCTCTAAGGCCTACCGCATGTATGACCCAGAGAAGAAGAGACTTGTGGTGACCCGAGATGTGGTGTTCGAAGAGGACAGAGCTTGGGAATGGCATCCAGCTGCATCTTGTGAACTCGAACCGAGAAGTGCGGCCATTGTTCACTATCCGACAATAGGAACACTGAGCACACAAGGCAACCCTGCTGCGGGAGAGCCCTGGCCTGATCAGTCTGCCCCGAGTGCACCGCAGGTTGCAAGCAAGACACCTCACGGTGGACATGGCACCATGCCCCAAATGGAGTTAACATCACCTTCCGCAGCAGCTGCAGGTGCAGTGTCACCTGGACCGTCTCAAGCACCAGAATCGCCTTGGTCTGAGCCCTCACTAGGACCGCAAGGCAAGCACCTGCTCCGTGAGATTTATGAGGAGACAGAAGAGGTAGAGACTGAGTACTCAAACCTCTGCTTTCTCAGCCAAGAGGAACCTGCCACGTTCCAGGAAGCAGAAAAAATCAAGAACTGGCAGCAGGCGATGAGGGAGGAGATGAACTCCATCACTGAGAATGACACATGGAAGTTGTGTGATCTGCCAAAGGGACACAAAGCTATAGGCCTGAAGTGGGTCTTTAAACTTAAAAAGGACCCTGCCGGGGCTGTGGTGAAGCACAAAGCAAGACCTGTCGCCAAAGGATATGTACAGCGACAAGGAATAGATTATGAAGAAGTGTTTGCACCTGTAGCTCGTATGGAAACAGTGCGTTTAATTCTGGCACTAGCTGCTCAAAAGGGCTGGGAAATCCACCACATGGATGTCAAATCAGCTTTCCTGAATGGTGACTTAGAGGAGGAAGTTTATGTAGCTCAGCCTCCTTGTTTCGAGCATAAAGGTGGAGAACACAAGGTACTCAGACTCAAGAAAGCACTGTACGGGTTAAAACAGGCTCCAAGAGCCTGGAATGCTAAACTTGATAGAACACCGATCGCTTTGGGTTTTGAGAGGTGCCCGGTTGAATATGCTGTGTACAAAAGAACTGTGGGAGGCTCCAGTCTACTAGTTGGGGTTTATGTGGATGACCTCATCATTACTAGTGAGAAGATCTCAGAGATCACTGCATTCAAGGAACAGATGAAGAAAATGTTCAGTATGAGTGATTTAGGTTTGCTCAGTTAttaccttgggatggaggtaaagCAAACTTCAGAGGGGATTTTCTTGGGACAAACTGGATATGCATCCAAGATTCTGAAGAAATGGGGCATGGAGAAATGCAACCCGGCTGCTACTCCTCTTGAGCACAAACTGAAGTTGAGCAAAGACAGTAAGAGCCCTCCTGTGAATGCAACTGACTACCGCAGCATAGTTGGCAGTTTGAGATACCTGACTCATACAAGGCCAGACATTTGCTATGCGGTTGGTGTGGTCAGTCGCTTCATGGAAAATCCTACTAAAGAGCACCTGGTGGCAGTGAAGCACATactgcggtatgtgcgaggatcTCTTACCCTCGGCTGTTTTTACAAAAGGGAGGAGATGGCGAAACTGAAGCTGATGGGATACAGTGATAGCGATTTAGCAGGGGACATAGATGATAGAAAGAGCACAACAGGGGTAATTTTCTATCTTGGATCCAGTCCAATCACTTGGTCTTCACAGAAACAGAAGACAGTGGCTCTATCATCATGTCAGGCCGAGTATATTGCAGCAGCTGTTGCAGCCTGTCAAGGGGTTTGGCTTGTTCGTTTATTGAGTGATCTGTGTTGAGAAACATACATCAAGATCCTGCTGAAAGTACAATCAGTCGGCTATTTCTCTGAGTAAGAATCCTGTTTACCATGAAAGGAGCAAGCACATTGAGACGCGCTATCATTTCATCCGTGAATGCGTGGAAAATGGACAGGTTTTGGTTGAGCATGTCCGAACGGAAGATCAGATGGCTGATATCCTGACCAAAACTTTAGGGAGAGTGAAGTTCCTAGAGATGAGGGAGAGGATTGGGATGACAGCCACAGGTTAGTGTGTCAACAAGCTTAAGGGAGAGATTGTTAGCTAGTTAATCATGTTGACACATATTCAGTTCGCTCTTCTTGTAGTAATGCACGACATTGTCAGTCGTTGCTGTAGTGTTTCCCGTTTTTCAGTCTCTGCATGTTTCTTCAGAGAATAAATAGGATCTGAATCGTGTGCTTGTACACGTTCAGAATTAGCACCTTTGTAGGATCGCTCTGCACGACCTCGTCCGCGGGATGGCACGGGTATAACGGATCGTGGAGAGCGTAGTTTCCGTTTGAGTTGTTGTTCCTCTGAATAAAAGGAAAACCCAGAAAAGACGCAAAGTTTTAACGCGTCGCAAAATCTCTCTGTCTCCCTGAATCTGTTCGTGTGTGTTCTGGCAGGGAAGAGTTTCAGAGCGACAATCACAATCCACTGAAAAACCACCAAATCGCGCTGTGTTCTTGGGCTAGGATCTATCAAGTTCAACACAGCTGCAAAATACACCTGATGTCGATCTTTAAAGCATTTTAGTGCTCTTGCCACTAAGATTCTTTAGTGCTTTTTTCTGGACATTTGTGTTGTTGTACATGAAATAAAATATCATATCTTCATCttaatgaacacttgtgttctgggCAGACGTCAAGGTAccagggccggctctggcccagggcaagaagtgcgacggcCCGGGGCCCAACCAAAATAGGGGCCCATTATTTCTGTCACAGTGCATATAGAAAAAGGTAGAAGAAAAAAATTTAAGCCCATCTAGCATGCACGCAGCTTAAATTGGGCCCATTTATAGAATTTGCCCTAGGGCCCTCCAATTCCTAGATCCGGCTTTGCAAGGTACAAATGATTATCAAGCCATGAACACGATACATACCG contains:
- the LOC124667090 gene encoding YTH domain-containing protein ECT4-like isoform X2, translating into MKEAFDPSASVAATPPETENNNILGDVLAERDAISSQRQCTCPADIPAERDAISSHHPWDGMKSEDDTDFLHHAHRTLSLLDYQEKSLEGKYATDIGSHLYSKQAMSPRSEYDRQQPYSPLSSSCWENSSSLETRPGNRDTSWHAGMRSNIFGPRDDYLSSYPTGPTVRRSYQEAAKVDFSLDFHSEHRYKGSDRFTSFSKCNGQSIEPHSEIVDLPRGGHCLDETASFSSRWCFKNGDRGPSLPRGRAYGDEIPSLSSRSCNGNGVLSSSGPWSYGVETPSLSSRQGHGDEIPSLSNQKFNGISRSSQWHHSAEIPSLSSRQIYGDEIPSLSTQKSNGILYSRQWQQYDADIPSFSSRQGYGEDISVLSPHWRYRDRIHLYSGQRCHDAEAHRLSSYQQGASRGSGNPRGYQQGSSRGRRHLGDNFGHGLVSNQQVRVTTTRHTGTRPRVANRVVSNSNYCRNSKKENPSRNSEDIRDQVCGPRASKLNSASTPSTKKDILSPLVRRDQFNRSDFSVQYEHAKFFMIKSYSEDDIHKGIKYNVWASTPNGNNKLDAAFHDAQALTKEKGTKCPVFLLFSVNTSGQFVGMAEMQGPVDFKKTMDFWQQNKWSGFFPVVWHIIKDIPNRLFKHITLENNDNRPVTFSRDTQEIGLPQGLEVLKIFKAYRHGTSILDDFDFYEEKENTRCAQKGINADSLHEARVSYFGTDDLKSMGDIEASMESINLHEPWD
- the LOC124667090 gene encoding YTH domain-containing protein ECT4-like isoform X1, which codes for MKEAFDPSASVAATPPETENNNILGDVLAERDAISSQRQCTCPADIPAERDAISSHHPWDGMKSEDDTDFLHHAHRTLSLLLVPSQDYQEKSLEGKYATDIGSHLYSKQAMSPRSEYDRQQPYSPLSSSCWENSSSLETRPGNRDTSWHAGMRSNIFGPRDDYLSSYPTGPTVRRSYQEAAKVDFSLDFHSEHRYKGSDRFTSFSKCNGQSIEPHSEIVDLPRGGHCLDETASFSSRWCFKNGDRGPSLPRGRAYGDEIPSLSSRSCNGNGVLSSSGPWSYGVETPSLSSRQGHGDEIPSLSNQKFNGISRSSQWHHSAEIPSLSSRQIYGDEIPSLSTQKSNGILYSRQWQQYDADIPSFSSRQGYGEDISVLSPHWRYRDRIHLYSGQRCHDAEAHRLSSYQQGASRGSGNPRGYQQGSSRGRRHLGDNFGHGLVSNQQVRVTTTRHTGTRPRVANRVVSNSNYCRNSKKENPSRNSEDIRDQVCGPRASKLNSASTPSTKKDILSPLVRRDQFNRSDFSVQYEHAKFFMIKSYSEDDIHKGIKYNVWASTPNGNNKLDAAFHDAQALTKEKGTKCPVFLLFSVNTSGQFVGMAEMQGPVDFKKTMDFWQQNKWSGFFPVVWHIIKDIPNRLFKHITLENNDNRPVTFSRDTQEIGLPQGLEVLKIFKAYRHGTSILDDFDFYEEKENTRCAQKGINADSLHEARVSYFGTDDLKSMGDIEASMESINLHEPWD